One genomic segment of Catalinimonas alkaloidigena includes these proteins:
- a CDS encoding aminotransferase class V-fold PLP-dependent enzyme, producing the protein MQFNIEQIRKDTPACQNKLFLNSAGSSLMPAKVVAGIQQYLEEEAKLGGYKVADLQEHAINTFYQDVAKLINAESNQIAFAFSATEAYAKALSSLSFEAGDVILTSDDDYVSNQIHFISLQQRFKISIVRAKNLNSGDIDLEDLEKQIQKHHPKLVAITHVPTNSGLVQDAAGIGKICEKYDVLYLLDACQSVGQMVVDVQQIKCDFMSVTGRKYLRGPRGTGFLYVSDKLLKKGYAPLYIDLRGANWDSDNHYSMLENARRFESWELPYALLLGLKEAVAYANLIGLKDIEIYNQKISRHLRKRLSALSGVRLFDQGTRKCNIISLQKEGKSLEQIQAKLDAENVIYSTANRSSALLDFDKKGIDWVVRLSPHYFNTLEEIDQVVDIIDHI; encoded by the coding sequence ATGCAGTTTAATATTGAGCAAATCAGAAAAGATACTCCGGCATGTCAAAATAAGTTGTTTCTTAATAGTGCTGGTTCTTCTTTGATGCCTGCTAAAGTAGTGGCTGGCATACAACAGTATTTGGAAGAAGAAGCAAAACTTGGAGGTTATAAAGTAGCTGATTTACAGGAGCATGCGATAAATACATTTTATCAGGACGTGGCAAAGCTTATCAATGCTGAATCCAATCAAATTGCGTTTGCTTTTAGTGCTACTGAGGCATACGCCAAAGCTTTATCTTCCCTTTCATTTGAAGCAGGAGATGTTATCTTAACCTCAGATGACGACTATGTTTCCAACCAGATTCATTTCATTTCGCTACAGCAAAGATTTAAGATCAGCATTGTAAGAGCTAAAAACCTGAACAGCGGAGACATTGACCTGGAAGATTTGGAAAAGCAAATTCAGAAACATCATCCCAAACTTGTCGCTATCACCCATGTACCTACCAACTCAGGATTAGTGCAGGATGCAGCAGGTATAGGCAAAATTTGTGAAAAATATGATGTGCTTTATCTCCTGGACGCTTGTCAATCTGTAGGGCAAATGGTCGTAGATGTACAACAAATAAAGTGTGACTTCATGAGTGTTACCGGCAGAAAGTATCTGCGAGGTCCACGAGGAACCGGCTTTTTATATGTTTCCGACAAACTCCTGAAGAAGGGATATGCTCCTTTATATATTGACCTAAGGGGGGCAAACTGGGATTCGGATAATCATTATTCAATGCTTGAAAATGCCAGAAGGTTTGAAAGCTGGGAACTGCCCTATGCCTTGTTGTTAGGATTGAAAGAGGCCGTAGCGTATGCTAACCTTATTGGCTTGAAGGATATTGAAATATACAACCAGAAAATTTCTCGGCATCTGCGCAAAAGGCTTTCTGCACTATCAGGAGTAAGATTATTTGACCAGGGGACTCGCAAGTGCAATATCATAAGCTTACAAAAAGAAGGTAAAAGCCTGGAGCAGATCCAGGCTAAACTAGATGCCGAAAATGTGATTTATTCTACTGCAAACAGGAGCAGTGCGCTACTAGATTTTGACAAAAAAGGAATAGATTGGGTAGTCAGGTTATCTCCCCATTATTTCAATACGCTTGAAGAAATAGATCAGGTAGTGGACATCATTGATCACATTTAG
- a CDS encoding Fur family transcriptional regulator — translation MDQQFLESLFHQHKLRFTKCRTDIIVFFFDASFALSAKDLETRLPQYDRVTIYRTLNSFIEKNIIHPIPSDGGAALYGLSEHIRKVLDQTTVSEDFTAADQSSIEAIHEEHIHFTCNACGKTSCLPEQMIPKVSLPQGYQVQEVEMVVKGYCKSCSHS, via the coding sequence ATGGACCAACAATTTCTGGAAAGCTTATTTCACCAGCATAAATTGCGCTTTACCAAGTGCAGAACTGATATTATTGTGTTCTTTTTTGATGCATCTTTCGCCTTATCGGCTAAAGATCTTGAAACCAGATTGCCTCAGTATGACAGGGTCACTATATATCGTACATTAAATTCTTTCATAGAGAAAAACATCATACATCCTATTCCCAGTGATGGCGGTGCGGCTTTGTATGGCTTATCTGAACACATAAGAAAAGTACTGGATCAAACTACTGTTTCTGAAGACTTCACTGCTGCAGACCAAAGCAGTATAGAAGCCATACATGAGGAACATATCCATTTTACTTGTAATGCCTGCGGAAAAACCTCATGCCTTCCCGAACAAATGATACCCAAAGTAAGCCTTCCACAAGGTTATCAGGTGCAGGAGGTTGAAATGGTGGTCAAGGGCTATTGCAAATCTTGTAGCCACTCATGA